From the genome of Paraburkholderia largidicola:
CGCTGGCCCGTGTTTGGGTGTCTGAAGCGGGTGAGGCGTCTGTTCGAAGCGTTGGCAACGAGCACTAACCAGGGCGCTGCCGTGTGAGGCGTGGGGACGTTGGGGGCCCGTGGATAAGAACACGGGTTGGCGGTGTGAGCCGCTTTCTTTTGCCTACTTTTCTTTGCGGCGGTGTACAGACTGGAGACATCGCTGACAGGTGTACAGGGACATGACTGACACTTTCGGGTAATCAAACGCCCGGATTCCAACCATGCCCTGGGATGTAAAAGACACCATGAATCGTCGCGAAGACTTCGTCTGCGAGGCCGCCACACAGGCGCTCCCGTTCAGCGAGCTATGCCGTAAATTCAAGATCACCCGCCAGACCGGCTACAAGTGGCTCGCCCGCCACAAGTCTGAGGGTAGCAAGGGGCTGGCCGACCGCTCCCGGCGCCCGCATCACAGCCCCACACGCTCACCGGAGCACATCGAGGCACTGGTGCTGGACCTGCGCCGCGAGCATGGCTGGGGCGGACGCAAGATCGCACGGCGCCTGCGCGATCTGGGCCAGATTGAGGTTCCCGCGCCCGCCACCATCACCGAGATCCTGCGACGCCACGGGCTCATTGACGAGCAGGCGTCCCGCCAGCGCCAGCACTGGCAACGCTTCGAGCACGAGCATCCGAACTCGTTGTGGCAGATGGACTTCAAGGGCGACTTCCCGACGCTGGAGAGCGGGCGCTGCGCGCCGCTGACGGTCATCGATGACCACTCGCGCTACAACATCGTGCTGAGCGCCTGCGCGCGCACCACCACCGGGATCGTGCAGGCAGAGCTTGAGCGGGCGTTTCGCTGCTACGGGCTGCCATCGCGCATCAACACCGACAACGGCGCGCCGTGGGGCTCGCCCAGTGCGCCGGGGCAGCTCACCGAGCTCGCGGTCTGGCTGATCCGGCTGGGCATCCAGGTGAGCTATAGCCGCCCGTATCACCCGCAGACCAATGGCAAGGATGAACGGTTTCACCGCTCGCTGAAGGCCGAAGTGCTGGAGCGGCACACGTTCACCACG
Proteins encoded in this window:
- a CDS encoding IS481 family transposase; the encoded protein is MPWDVKDTMNRREDFVCEAATQALPFSELCRKFKITRQTGYKWLARHKSEGSKGLADRSRRPHHSPTRSPEHIEALVLDLRREHGWGGRKIARRLRDLGQIEVPAPATITEILRRHGLIDEQASRQRQHWQRFEHEHPNSLWQMDFKGDFPTLESGRCAPLTVIDDHSRYNIVLSACARTTTGIVQAELERAFRCYGLPSRINTDNGAPWGSPSAPGQLTELAVWLIRLGIQVSYSRPYHPQTNGKDERFHRSLKAEVLERHTFTTHAHVQQVLDRWRQVYNTERPHEALDMAVPVTRYACSLRRMPERLPEPEYGCGDEVLQVNASGVVRVRGEKVKLSIALKGLQVAARPSENEDGVIELWFAHQRVAKLDLKTVKP